Part of the Microcoleus sp. FACHB-68 genome is shown below.
AGCTTTTATCAATACTTTGAGGACAAGCAAGACTTGTATCTCTACCTAGTCGATTTAGCGATTGAGGCAAGGAATTCGTTCATTGCGAGTGTTAACTTGCCTAGCATTCAAGCCGGCTTTTTTGTATATTTGCGGGCTTTATTTGAGGCAATTTTAGCGTTTCAACTGGCAAATCCAGCCTTTAGCCAAATCCTTTATCGGGGGCCAAATCACGGCGATGTGCCCTTTCGGGATGAAGTCTTTAAACGCACTAATGCGGCATCAATAGCATTTATGCGAAAGTGTGTACAAGAGGGTGTTGCGCTCGGTGAACTAGCGGCTGATATAAACTCAGATATTGCAGCATTTACGATTATT
Proteins encoded:
- a CDS encoding TetR/AcrR family transcriptional regulator is translated as MPSQTFFNLPDTRQRIIIDSAITEFANHSYEAASISSIVSQAKIAKGSFYQYFEDKQDLYLYLVDLAIEARNSFIASVNLPSIQAGFFVYLRALFEAILAFQLANPAFSQILYRGPNHGDVPFRDEVFKRTNAASIAFMRKCVQEGVALGELAADINSDIAAFTIITLGNELRQFIPAHLGLNVKQLVKDGPELDQGAIGKILDDFIRTLEYGIGGRQ